One window of Salminus brasiliensis chromosome 16, fSalBra1.hap2, whole genome shotgun sequence genomic DNA carries:
- the actr1b gene encoding actin related protein 1B, which produces MESYDIIANQPVVIDNGSGAIKAGFAGDQIPKYCFPNYVGRPKHVRVMAGALEGDLFIGPKAEEHRGLLSVRYPMEHGIVKDWNDMERIWQYVYSKEQLQTFSEEHPVLLTEAPLNPSKNRERAAEVFFETFNVPALFISMQAVLSLYATGRTTGVVLDAGDGVTHAVPIYEGFAIPHSIMRVDIAGRDVSRYLRLLLRKEGYDFHTSAEFEVVRTMKERACYLSLNPQKDETLETEKAQYTLPDGSTVDIGPARFRAPELLFRPDLIGDESEGIHEVLAFAIQKSDMDLRRTLFSNIVLSGGSTLFKGFGDRLLSEVKKLAPKDVKIKISAPQERLYSTWIGGSILASLDTFKKMWVSKKEYEEDRARAIHRKTF; this is translated from the exons GGCTCTGGAGCCATCAAAGCCGGGTTTGCTGGAGACCAGATTCCTAAATACTGCTTCCCAAATTA TGTGGGACGACCCAAACACGTGCGGGTGATGGCTGGCGCTCTCGAGGGGGACCTCTTCATCGGCCCTAAAGCTGAG GAGCATAGGGGTCTGCTGTCAGTACGCTATCCAATGGAACACGGCATTGTGAAAGACTGGAATGATATGGAGCGGATCTGGCAGTACGTTTACTCGAAGGAGCAGCTCCAGACCTTCTCTGAGGAG CACCCGGTTCTCCTGACTGAAGCTCCCCTGAACCCCAGTAAGAATCGCGAGCGTGCAGCTGAGGTGTTCTTTGAGACTTTCAATGTTCCAGCTCTTTTCATCTCCATGCAGGCCGTCCTCAGCTT GTACGCCACTGGCCGCACCACCGGCGTGGTTCTAGATGCTGGAGATGGAGTGACCCACGCTGTTCCCATTTATGAGGGCTTCGCTATCCCTCACTCCATCATGCGGGTTGACATCGCCGGCCGAGACGTCTCTCGCTACCTGCGCCTGCTCCTGCGGAAGGAAGGCTACGACTTCCACACATCCGCCGAGTTTGAAGTGGTGCGCACCATGAAGGAG agAGCCTGCTACCTCTCCCTAAACCCTCAGAAGGATGAAACTCTGGAGACGGAGAAAGCGCAGTACACTCTCCCGGACGGAAGCACGGTGGAT ATCGGGCCGGCGCGTTTTCGAGCACCGGAGCTCCTGTTCAGGCCAGATCTGATTGGAGACGAGAGCGAGGGCATTCATGAAGTTTTGGCTTTCGCTATTCAGAAATCAGACATGGACCTGCGGCGCACGCTCTTCTCCAACATCGTCCTGTCTGGAGGATCAACACTCTTTAAAG GTTTTGGAGACCGGTTGTTAAGTGAAGTGAAGAAGCTTGCTCCCAAAGATGTTAAAATAAAG ataTCTGCACCACAGGAGAGACTTTATTCCACATGGATTGG gggatCTATCCTAGCATCGTTGGACACCTTTAAGAAGATGTGGGTTTCTAAGAAGGAGTATGAAGAGGACCGCGCTCGAGCCATCCACAGGAAGACGTTTTAA